In a genomic window of Aeromonas veronii:
- a CDS encoding acyl-CoA thioesterase yields MSESWQLSAEVDVTIPFHDVDMMAVAWHGHYLRYVELARCALLDRIDYNYPQMEASGYLWPVIDVRMKYIAPLRFGQSVRVRATLAEYQNRLKIDYLLFDPATGQRTSKGYTVQVAVSKQSGEMCLASPQVLLDKLGVSE; encoded by the coding sequence ATGTCTGAGTCCTGGCAGCTAAGCGCCGAGGTGGATGTCACCATCCCGTTTCACGACGTGGACATGATGGCCGTTGCCTGGCATGGCCACTATCTACGTTATGTCGAGCTGGCGCGCTGCGCGCTGCTCGATCGCATCGATTACAACTATCCGCAGATGGAGGCCTCCGGCTATCTCTGGCCGGTGATCGATGTGCGGATGAAATACATAGCGCCGCTGCGTTTTGGCCAGAGCGTGCGGGTGCGTGCCACCCTGGCGGAGTATCAGAATCGCCTCAAGATCGACTATCTGCTGTTTGACCCGGCAACCGGCCAGCGCACCAGCAAGGGGTACACGGTGCAGGTAGCGGTCAGCAAGCAGAGCGGCGAGATGTGCCTCGCCTCGCCCCAAGTGCTGCTCGACAAGCTGGGAGTGAGCGAATGA
- a CDS encoding outer membrane lipoprotein carrier protein LolA, producing MARFPLLLLALLSWPTLAITLADVQQQLTAADSRSAHFEQERQVSGLTQALRSSGELLLVKGKGLWWQQQKPFPLTLTLTPTRMVQQLPGQPAQTLDSPQLLEFSNLMLALFDPSEAALDNYFRHTLTNEGEEWTLTLTPIRSPLDKVFASLVLKGRHQLASLAIHDKQGDVTLIRFVDWQLKTRPLSAEEQARFDAH from the coding sequence ATCGCCCGCTTCCCCCTTCTGCTGCTGGCCCTGCTCTCCTGGCCAACGCTGGCAATCACCCTGGCCGACGTGCAGCAACAGCTCACGGCGGCCGATTCACGCAGCGCCCATTTCGAGCAGGAGCGCCAGGTAAGCGGCCTTACTCAGGCGCTGCGATCCAGCGGTGAACTGCTGTTGGTGAAGGGCAAGGGGCTCTGGTGGCAGCAGCAGAAACCCTTCCCCCTGACCCTGACCCTCACGCCAACGCGCATGGTGCAGCAGCTTCCCGGTCAACCGGCCCAAACCCTCGACAGCCCGCAGCTGCTGGAATTCAGCAACCTGATGCTGGCCCTGTTCGACCCGAGCGAAGCGGCGCTGGATAACTACTTTCGCCACACGCTCACCAACGAGGGCGAGGAGTGGACCCTGACCCTCACGCCCATCCGCTCGCCCCTCGACAAGGTCTTCGCCAGTCTGGTGCTCAAGGGGCGTCACCAGCTCGCCTCGCTCGCCATCCATGACAAGCAGGGGGATGTTACCCTGATCCGCTTTGTTGACTGGCAGCTTAAAACCCGGCCCCTGAGTGCCGAGGAGCAAGCCCGTTTTGATGCTCACTGA
- a CDS encoding MMPL family transporter encodes MLTEKQWRLLGRGWLLLCVAVCLVLALALPRARFNTSVMDLLPKEEHQQWHPELRAGLLANLDRQLVWLVSLPAGKDGEAAATEWSKQLAGINSLEHLKMAQPTLAGAWQVYMRQMAWQHLTPSARARLASGPEGWSQWVLGQIYSPFGGVSRAEWQADPLLLTRAAVLEQKSPMQLDEKGWLSSTGADGRRWYMVRAELNLSAFDMGRNRQLLSELTAAEQQLRQHYPGVELLRRGTLFYSQHASSLAEQDISTIGLGSLVGVIVLIWLAFRSVRALLLSLLPLAMGMLWGLGAVLLVFGEIHVFTLVISSSLIGISIDYAIHFLSERRLHGHETPAQTRTHLLPGLSLALLTTLIGYALLWLAPFPGLQQLAICALAGLLAAFLTVLLIFPYWLGELPQRALPIRHWQVRWIAAWQRPGGLRRWLPLLMLAISAIGISRLAVDDDIQKLQPLPHELQAQERQIQQLTGQQGGMTGYLVVGSDGEQALTRLETLADQLELARQHKVLDQFVAISQWIPSKARQQADHQAIMALQPGVISALKAAGVPVEASARPLDLLTPDAWLTSPVSEGSRLLWYALPDGRAGIWVPLAGIHDAAALARLANEYDGVIWQDQRSQWSQLFADYRLKLAELLLVAVVLVMGLLWHRIGWRRTLRILLVNGLAIAMGLALLGFSAQPLTLFGVLALSLIFGIGIDYGLFFAHCGNEPARQQSALLAILLAHLTTLLAFGLLALSSTPAIAGFGIVLSGGIFTAFLLSPMVLAPRPAAES; translated from the coding sequence ATGCTCACTGAGAAACAGTGGCGCCTGCTGGGGCGCGGGTGGCTGCTGCTCTGCGTGGCGGTCTGCCTTGTCCTGGCGCTGGCCCTGCCCCGCGCCCGCTTCAATACCAGCGTGATGGATCTGCTGCCCAAGGAGGAGCACCAGCAGTGGCATCCTGAGCTTCGGGCCGGACTGCTCGCCAACCTCGACCGGCAACTGGTGTGGCTGGTGAGCCTGCCCGCTGGCAAAGATGGCGAAGCCGCCGCGACCGAGTGGAGCAAGCAGCTGGCCGGTATCAACTCGCTGGAACATCTGAAGATGGCCCAGCCGACCCTCGCCGGCGCCTGGCAGGTCTACATGCGGCAGATGGCGTGGCAACACCTCACGCCAAGCGCGCGGGCACGGCTGGCCAGCGGTCCCGAGGGGTGGAGCCAGTGGGTACTGGGGCAGATCTACTCCCCCTTCGGCGGCGTCTCGCGCGCCGAGTGGCAGGCCGATCCCCTGCTGCTGACCCGCGCCGCGGTACTGGAGCAGAAGAGTCCGATGCAGCTGGACGAAAAGGGCTGGCTCAGCAGCACCGGGGCGGATGGCCGCCGCTGGTATATGGTGCGGGCCGAACTCAACCTCTCTGCCTTCGACATGGGGCGCAACCGCCAACTGCTCAGCGAGCTGACTGCGGCCGAGCAGCAGTTACGCCAGCACTATCCGGGCGTTGAGCTGCTGCGCCGCGGCACTCTCTTCTACAGCCAGCACGCCAGCTCGCTCGCCGAGCAGGATATCTCGACCATCGGGTTGGGCTCTCTGGTCGGCGTCATCGTGCTGATCTGGCTGGCATTTCGTTCGGTGCGGGCCCTGCTGCTCTCCCTGCTGCCGCTGGCGATGGGGATGTTGTGGGGGCTCGGCGCCGTCCTGCTGGTGTTTGGCGAGATCCACGTCTTCACCCTGGTGATCAGCTCAAGCCTCATCGGCATCTCTATCGACTATGCCATCCACTTCCTGAGCGAGCGGCGCCTGCATGGCCACGAGACACCGGCGCAAACCCGCACCCACCTGCTGCCGGGGCTGAGTCTGGCGCTGCTCACCACCCTGATCGGCTATGCCCTGCTCTGGCTCGCCCCCTTCCCGGGGCTGCAGCAGCTTGCCATCTGCGCGCTGGCAGGCTTACTGGCCGCCTTCCTGACCGTGTTGCTGATCTTCCCCTACTGGCTGGGCGAGCTGCCGCAGCGGGCCTTGCCTATACGCCACTGGCAGGTGCGCTGGATTGCGGCCTGGCAGCGCCCGGGGGGCCTGCGCCGCTGGCTACCGCTATTGATGCTGGCGATCAGCGCCATCGGCATCAGCCGCCTCGCGGTCGATGACGATATCCAGAAGCTGCAACCCCTGCCCCACGAGCTGCAGGCGCAGGAGCGCCAGATCCAGCAACTGACTGGCCAGCAGGGCGGTATGACCGGCTATCTGGTGGTGGGCAGTGATGGCGAGCAGGCCCTCACCCGGCTCGAAACGCTGGCCGACCAGCTTGAGCTGGCCCGCCAGCACAAGGTGCTCGACCAGTTTGTTGCCATCAGTCAGTGGATCCCCTCGAAGGCCCGCCAACAGGCGGATCATCAGGCCATTATGGCGCTGCAACCTGGCGTCATTAGCGCGCTCAAGGCCGCCGGCGTACCGGTGGAGGCCAGCGCTCGGCCCCTGGATCTGCTGACCCCCGATGCGTGGCTAACCAGCCCGGTCAGCGAAGGGAGCCGTCTGCTCTGGTACGCCCTGCCCGATGGCCGGGCCGGGATCTGGGTGCCACTGGCCGGCATTCACGATGCCGCCGCACTGGCCCGGCTGGCCAACGAGTATGACGGGGTTATCTGGCAGGATCAGCGCAGCCAGTGGAGCCAGCTCTTTGCCGATTATCGCCTCAAGCTCGCCGAGCTGCTGCTGGTCGCGGTGGTGTTGGTGATGGGGCTGCTCTGGCATCGCATCGGCTGGCGCCGGACGCTACGCATCCTGCTGGTCAACGGGCTGGCCATCGCCATGGGGCTGGCGCTGCTCGGCTTCAGTGCTCAGCCGCTCACTCTCTTTGGCGTGCTGGCGCTCAGCCTTATCTTTGGCATCGGCATCGATTACGGGCTCTTCTTCGCCCACTGCGGCAACGAACCAGCTCGTCAGCAGTCGGCCCTGCTCGCCATCTTGCTGGCGCACCTCACCACCCTGCTGGCCTTCGGCCTGCTGGCGCTCAGCAGCACCCCCGCCATCGCCGGTTTCGGGATAGTGCTGAGCGGCGGGATCTTCACCGCGTTTCTGTTATCGCCCATGGTGCTGGCCCCACGGCCGGCTGCGGAGTCATGA
- a CDS encoding DUF3261 domain-containing protein: protein MRYWFSLLLVVLAGCSSSPRPEAFMAPGVAMSLPAPQRTEPLNRQQLLIASVQGKQYQLLTALEAGQQGITLVGLMPTGARLFKVQYDQRGIHSERLIPLPGNALPPPAQVLADVMLCYWPLAEWQSRLPAGWQLIDEGDVRRLTDPAGVLVTEIRYQHWQGQREPVSLTQHRFGYRLQLENLAP, encoded by the coding sequence ATGAGATACTGGTTTTCCCTGTTGTTGGTCGTGCTGGCAGGTTGTAGCAGTTCGCCGCGCCCTGAAGCCTTTATGGCACCGGGCGTGGCCATGTCACTGCCGGCCCCCCAGCGCACCGAACCGCTCAACCGCCAGCAGTTGCTGATCGCCAGCGTCCAGGGCAAGCAGTATCAGCTGCTCACCGCACTGGAGGCCGGCCAGCAGGGCATTACCCTGGTCGGACTGATGCCGACCGGGGCGCGCCTGTTCAAGGTGCAATACGACCAGCGCGGCATTCACAGTGAGCGGCTGATCCCCCTGCCCGGCAACGCCCTGCCCCCGCCGGCTCAGGTGCTGGCCGATGTGATGCTCTGCTACTGGCCGCTGGCCGAGTGGCAATCCCGTCTGCCGGCGGGCTGGCAGCTGATCGATGAGGGGGATGTTCGCCGCCTCACCGACCCTGCCGGCGTGCTGGTCACCGAGATCCGCTATCAGCACTGGCAAGGCCAGCGCGAGCCGGTTAGCCTGACCCAGCACCGCTTTGGCTATCGCCTGCAACTGGAGAATCTGGCGCCATGA
- a CDS encoding beta-ketoacyl-[acyl-carrier-protein] synthase family protein yields MTLYIHAYSLINALGRGKEEVSTALEAWRTHGASPLDGERWTLVDGRTSPVGRVRHSLPAVTLPPYDSRNNRLLLATLADIADEVNSAIARVGPQRVALVLGTSTSGIGEAEVAVAANERGETLPPQFDYVQQELGSPSLFLASHLGIEGPAMTISTACSSSARAFITARRLLASGQADVALVGGADSLCGLTLNGFDSLESLSEQRCHSFAAGRDGINIGEGAALFLVSLEPAPLALLGDGESSDAWHISAPHPQGEGAERAMRMALTRAGLEADQIGYVNAHGTATRLNDEMESRALARLFPNKVPVSSTKVLTGHTLGAAGATEAALCCLLIERGLPLPPQGELADPALAPISLVQEQGPVDIIMSNSFAFGGNNVSLIFGKEAS; encoded by the coding sequence ATGACCCTCTATATTCACGCCTACAGCCTCATTAACGCCCTCGGCCGTGGCAAGGAGGAGGTGAGTACCGCCCTCGAGGCGTGGCGCACCCATGGCGCCAGCCCGCTCGATGGCGAGCGCTGGACGCTGGTCGATGGCCGCACCTCGCCGGTTGGCCGGGTGCGCCATTCACTGCCGGCGGTGACGTTGCCCCCCTACGACTCGCGCAACAACCGGCTGCTGCTTGCGACGCTGGCCGATATCGCAGACGAAGTGAACTCTGCTATCGCCCGTGTCGGCCCGCAGCGGGTGGCACTGGTGCTCGGCACCAGTACCTCCGGCATCGGCGAGGCCGAGGTTGCCGTTGCGGCGAATGAACGTGGCGAGACGCTGCCACCGCAGTTTGACTACGTGCAGCAGGAGCTCGGCTCACCCTCGCTGTTTCTTGCCTCCCATCTCGGCATTGAAGGGCCCGCGATGACCATCTCGACCGCCTGCTCCTCGAGTGCCCGTGCCTTTATCACTGCCCGCCGCCTGCTGGCCAGCGGTCAGGCCGATGTGGCGCTGGTCGGTGGCGCCGACTCGCTATGTGGCCTCACCCTCAACGGTTTTGACAGTCTCGAGTCCTTGAGCGAACAGCGCTGCCACTCGTTTGCCGCCGGGCGCGACGGCATCAACATCGGCGAAGGGGCGGCCCTGTTTCTGGTGAGCCTGGAGCCTGCTCCGCTTGCCCTGCTGGGGGATGGAGAGTCATCGGATGCCTGGCATATCTCGGCGCCGCACCCGCAAGGGGAAGGTGCCGAGCGGGCGATGCGGATGGCGCTGACCCGTGCCGGCCTTGAGGCTGACCAGATCGGCTACGTCAACGCCCACGGCACCGCCACCCGCCTCAACGATGAGATGGAGAGCCGCGCGCTGGCGCGCCTCTTCCCGAACAAGGTGCCGGTCAGCTCGACCAAGGTGCTGACCGGCCACACCCTCGGGGCGGCCGGCGCGACCGAAGCGGCGCTCTGCTGCCTGCTGATCGAACGTGGCCTGCCGCTGCCACCGCAGGGTGAATTAGCCGATCCGGCACTGGCCCCCATCTCTCTTGTGCAAGAGCAGGGGCCGGTCGATATCATCATGTCCAACTCGTTTGCCTTTGGTGGCAACAACGTCAGCCTGATTTTTGGCAAAGAGGCATCATGA
- a CDS encoding hotdog family protein, with amino-acid sequence MTFPPIAQLLPHRAPMLLLERVTAHDEQSVCCETVVGARQALLLDDNGDLPGWCGIELMAQTIAAWAGMQAHHHQEPVRIGMLLGTRKYQSQLPVFTAGSLLRIKAHCLLQDAGMASFECSIWLGDRECARARLSTYQPTEAQLTDLLEQKQ; translated from the coding sequence ATGACTTTTCCTCCCATAGCACAACTGCTTCCCCATCGCGCCCCCATGCTGTTGCTCGAACGCGTCACGGCACATGACGAGCAGAGTGTCTGCTGCGAAACGGTGGTGGGAGCACGGCAGGCGCTGCTGCTCGATGACAACGGCGATCTGCCCGGCTGGTGTGGCATCGAGCTGATGGCGCAAACCATCGCCGCCTGGGCGGGCATGCAGGCACATCATCATCAAGAGCCGGTGCGGATCGGCATGCTGCTCGGAACCCGCAAATACCAGAGCCAGCTGCCCGTCTTTACCGCTGGCAGCCTGCTGCGCATCAAGGCCCACTGCCTGCTGCAGGATGCCGGGATGGCCAGCTTTGAATGCAGCATCTGGCTTGGGGATCGCGAGTGTGCCAGAGCCCGCCTGAGCACTTATCAGCCCACCGAGGCGCAACTGACGGATTTACTGGAGCAGAAACAATGA
- a CDS encoding 3-ketoacyl-ACP reductase FabG2, translating into MNSTVLVSGASKGIGRAIALKLAADGFTVVVHYHSDQQGAQATLAEITAQGGNGRLIQFDIGDRALCRERLEADIEQHGAYYGVVCNAGIVRDGAFPALTDDEWDDVIHTNLDGFYNLLKPCIMPMIGLRRGGRIVTLSSVSGIMGNRGQVNYSASKAGLIGATKALALELAKRRITVNCVAPGLIDTGIVSPEVESEALKMIPLKRMGQAEEVAGLVSYLMSDIAGYVTRQVISINGGLI; encoded by the coding sequence ATGAACTCGACCGTACTGGTAAGCGGTGCCAGCAAGGGGATTGGCCGTGCCATCGCCCTCAAGCTGGCGGCCGACGGTTTCACCGTGGTCGTCCACTACCACAGCGACCAGCAGGGGGCGCAGGCGACCCTCGCCGAGATCACCGCCCAGGGTGGCAATGGCCGCCTCATCCAGTTCGATATCGGCGATCGTGCGCTGTGCCGCGAACGCCTTGAAGCCGACATCGAGCAGCACGGCGCTTACTACGGCGTGGTCTGCAATGCCGGTATCGTGCGTGACGGCGCCTTCCCGGCGCTCACCGACGACGAGTGGGATGATGTCATCCATACCAACCTCGACGGTTTCTACAACCTGCTCAAGCCCTGCATCATGCCGATGATCGGGCTGCGCCGCGGCGGGCGTATCGTTACCCTTTCATCGGTCTCCGGCATCATGGGCAACCGTGGCCAGGTCAACTACAGCGCCTCCAAGGCCGGCCTTATCGGCGCGACCAAGGCGCTGGCACTGGAGCTCGCCAAACGGCGGATAACCGTCAACTGCGTGGCGCCCGGCCTTATCGACACCGGCATAGTCAGCCCGGAAGTAGAGAGCGAAGCGCTCAAGATGATCCCCCTCAAACGCATGGGGCAAGCAGAGGAGGTGGCCGGTCTGGTCTCCTACCTGATGTCCGACATCGCCGGCTATGTGACCCGGCAAGTAATTTCCATCAACGGAGGCCTGATATGA
- a CDS encoding beta-ketoacyl-ACP synthase — MNRRVVVTGMAGVTAFGNDWASVKARLQAGRNAVVTMHEWGVYDGLNTRLAAPIRDFALPAHYPRKKTRAMGRVSEMSTVASELALEQAKLLNEPVLSDGRTGIAYGSSTGSTAPISAFGAMLNDKTTANITATTYVQMMPHTTAVNTGLFFGLRGRVIPTSSACTSGSQGIGYAYEAIRHGYQTVMVAGGAEELCPSEAVVFDTLFATSQLNDTPALTPRPFDAARDGLVIGEGAGTLVLEELEHALARGAHIIAELVSFATNCDAAHVTQPQSQTMQLCMQMALDQAGINPEQIGYISAHGTATERGDIAESQATAAIFGDRTPISSLKSYFGHTLGACGAIEAWLSLEMLHDGWFAPTLNLANPDPACAPLDHITGKGRQLEIEYLMSNNFAFGGINTSLIFRRWHDEAN, encoded by the coding sequence ATGAATCGACGGGTCGTAGTCACCGGCATGGCCGGTGTGACCGCCTTTGGCAACGACTGGGCCAGCGTCAAAGCGCGCCTGCAGGCAGGACGTAACGCCGTGGTCACCATGCACGAGTGGGGCGTCTATGACGGGCTCAACACCCGGCTGGCCGCGCCGATCCGCGACTTTGCCCTGCCAGCCCACTATCCGCGCAAGAAGACTCGGGCCATGGGGCGAGTCTCCGAGATGTCGACCGTGGCCTCCGAGCTGGCACTGGAACAGGCGAAGTTGCTGAATGAACCGGTGCTCAGCGATGGCCGCACCGGTATCGCCTATGGCTCCTCCACCGGCAGCACGGCGCCCATCAGCGCCTTTGGCGCCATGCTCAACGACAAGACCACCGCCAACATCACCGCCACTACCTATGTGCAGATGATGCCGCATACGACGGCAGTCAATACCGGTCTCTTCTTCGGCCTGCGTGGCCGGGTCATCCCTACCTCCAGCGCCTGCACCTCGGGCAGCCAGGGGATCGGCTATGCCTACGAGGCGATCCGCCACGGCTATCAGACCGTGATGGTGGCGGGCGGCGCGGAGGAGCTCTGCCCCTCCGAAGCGGTGGTGTTCGACACCCTGTTTGCCACCAGTCAACTCAACGATACCCCCGCGCTTACCCCGCGTCCGTTTGATGCTGCGCGTGATGGTCTGGTGATCGGGGAAGGGGCCGGCACCCTAGTGCTGGAAGAGCTGGAGCATGCCCTCGCCCGCGGTGCTCACATCATCGCCGAGCTGGTCAGTTTTGCCACCAACTGTGATGCGGCCCATGTCACCCAGCCCCAGAGCCAGACCATGCAACTCTGCATGCAGATGGCACTGGATCAGGCGGGGATCAACCCGGAACAGATTGGCTATATCAGCGCCCATGGCACCGCTACCGAGCGGGGTGATATCGCCGAAAGCCAGGCGACCGCCGCCATCTTTGGCGACAGGACCCCCATCTCCTCCCTCAAGAGCTACTTTGGCCATACCCTGGGGGCCTGTGGTGCCATCGAAGCCTGGTTGTCGCTTGAGATGCTGCACGACGGCTGGTTTGCGCCGACCCTTAATCTGGCCAATCCGGACCCAGCCTGTGCGCCCCTCGACCACATCACAGGCAAAGGGCGACAGCTGGAGATCGAGTACCTGATGTCCAACAACTTCGCCTTTGGCGGTATCAACACCTCGCTGATCTTTCGCCGCTGGCACGATGAAGCAAACTAG
- a CDS encoding alpha/beta hydrolase has translation MNSPLSYVLDGIHCEPHFFTVPLDHDEPDGDSITLFARTLCRKDKLDEKLPWLLFLQGGPGFGAPRPTANSGWLKRALQEFRVLLLDQRGTGMSSPIHGHILAKLTPAEQAAYLSHFRADSIVQDAEFIRQELSPKHRWSLLGQSFGGFCCLTYLSLFPDSLREVYITGGIAPIGRSAEEVYRATYQRVADKNRAFFARFPHAQAIANRLANHLHQHDVRLPNGQRLTVEQFQQQGLDLGATGAFEALYYLLEEAFIGDKLSPAFLYQVQSMQPFNTNPLFAILHEAIYAEGEATRWAADRVRGAFPAVNWAPGKDFAFTGEMVYPWMFEQFRELLPLKEAAHLLANKADWGALYDPAQLARNQVPVACAVYAEDMYVEFDYSRETLRGLGSSRAWITSEYEHNGLRADGEVVLDKLIALNRDR, from the coding sequence ATGAACAGCCCCTTGAGCTATGTACTGGACGGTATCCACTGCGAGCCGCACTTTTTTACCGTTCCCCTCGATCACGATGAGCCGGATGGCGACAGTATTACTCTGTTTGCCCGTACCCTCTGCCGCAAAGACAAGCTCGATGAGAAGCTCCCCTGGCTGCTATTTTTGCAGGGTGGTCCCGGTTTCGGGGCGCCGCGCCCGACGGCCAATAGTGGCTGGCTCAAGCGGGCGTTGCAGGAGTTCAGAGTGTTGCTATTGGATCAGCGTGGCACCGGGATGTCGAGCCCCATCCACGGGCATATCCTGGCCAAACTGACACCCGCCGAGCAGGCGGCGTATCTCAGCCATTTTCGCGCCGACAGCATAGTACAAGATGCCGAGTTCATCCGGCAGGAGCTGAGCCCCAAGCATCGCTGGAGTCTGCTGGGCCAGAGCTTTGGCGGTTTTTGCTGCCTGACCTATCTCTCGCTCTTTCCCGATAGTCTGCGGGAGGTCTATATCACCGGCGGCATCGCGCCGATTGGCCGCAGTGCCGAGGAGGTTTACCGCGCCACCTATCAGCGGGTGGCCGACAAGAACCGCGCCTTCTTCGCCCGCTTCCCCCATGCCCAGGCGATTGCCAACCGGCTGGCCAACCATCTGCACCAGCATGATGTGCGATTGCCCAACGGCCAGCGCCTGACGGTGGAGCAGTTCCAGCAGCAAGGGCTGGATCTCGGTGCCACGGGCGCCTTTGAAGCGCTCTATTACCTGCTGGAAGAGGCCTTTATCGGCGACAAGCTGAGCCCGGCGTTTCTCTATCAGGTGCAGAGCATGCAGCCATTCAATACCAACCCGCTGTTTGCCATCCTGCACGAGGCTATCTACGCCGAAGGTGAGGCCACTCGCTGGGCGGCGGATCGGGTCAGAGGGGCGTTCCCGGCGGTGAACTGGGCGCCCGGCAAGGATTTCGCTTTCACCGGCGAGATGGTTTACCCCTGGATGTTCGAGCAGTTCCGCGAATTGCTACCCCTGAAAGAGGCGGCTCATCTGCTGGCCAACAAGGCGGACTGGGGGGCGCTCTATGACCCGGCCCAGCTGGCCCGCAACCAGGTGCCGGTAGCCTGCGCCGTCTATGCCGAGGATATGTATGTGGAATTTGACTACAGCCGTGAGACCCTGCGGGGCTTGGGTAGCAGCCGCGCCTGGATCACCAGCGAGTATGAGCACAACGGCTTGCGGGCCGACGGGGAGGTGGTGCTCGACAAGCTTATCGCCCTGAACCGGGATCGCTGA
- the rraB gene encoding ribonuclease E inhibitor RraB has protein sequence MQEWRDETTEIVNELLADGSNPDADYDIEHHFACQDFDRLEKAAVDLFKAGFEVTDAEEMELDDGATIFCFDATIECKLNVEAIVADIAKMLPILEKYGVDYDGWGTYFQD, from the coding sequence ATGCAAGAGTGGCGTGATGAGACCACCGAGATCGTCAACGAACTGCTGGCCGATGGCAGCAATCCCGATGCGGATTACGACATCGAGCACCACTTCGCCTGCCAGGATTTCGACCGTCTGGAAAAAGCAGCGGTTGACCTGTTCAAGGCCGGTTTTGAAGTGACTGATGCCGAAGAGATGGAGCTGGATGACGGCGCCACCATCTTCTGCTTCGATGCCACCATCGAGTGCAAGCTGAATGTCGAAGCGATCGTCGCCGATATCGCTAAGATGCTGCCCATCCTGGAAAAATATGGGGTGGATTACGATGGCTGGGGCACCTACTTCCAGGATTGA